The region TGCGCGTCTAAACCTGCCTGCCTCCCGTCGCGCAGCGGCGTACGGCGCGTCCCGGCGCCGGTGGGCCGAGTGCAAGGAAGCCGAGGCGGCTGCGACGCAGGCGTACTGGGATGTGCGTCGAGGAGCTGGCCGCCGAAGGCTGACGCCGCAATCGGTCCGGCGCCGCCGGCGCAACGCCGGAGGAGGGGGGAGGGGCATTCCAGCACGAGGCCGGGCCTGGAGCCCGAAGGGCGGCGGAGGGGCTGGGGACGGGGCGCGTGCGGGCGGGCATGGACGCGCCCGGACCGGGCCCTCCGTGCCGCGCCAGGGGCGCGGCCAGGGCCCGGCCGACGTTCGAAGGAGACACGATGCTTTCTTTTGGACACGCATGAATAGGATCTACTTTTCAGCCCGAGTGCGGTGGCTCCCACGCGGCAAGAGCGCAGTCGGGCTGGCCCGATGATTGCAGATCCCCCCTTGGGAGGTGCCATGAATCGAAAATGGTCCCTGAGCCTCCAGGCGGGCGTTCTCGTGATTCTCGTGGCCTTCACGCTCTCCCTGCATTACATGGTCCTGCCCTTCCCCCACTGGGTTCACCTCGTCCACCGGCGGCTGTGCTACGTCCCGATCATCCTGGCGGCCCTCTGGTTCGGAACGCGCGGTGGGCTGATCGTCGGGTCGGCCATCTCGGCGGCCACCCTTCCCCTCGCGCTGAGGTTTGAGGGTCCTCTCCTCGATAACCAGGATTTCATGGAGATCCTCTTCTACCTCGGCCTGGGTCTGCTGACCGGACTCCTCGTGGACCGCCGAGAGGCGGACCGAGCCCGGGCCATGGAACTAGGTCGGCGCTTGGAGGCCGCAGAGCGCTTCGCGGCTGCGGGAAGGGTCGCCTCGGGTGTGGCCCACGAAATCCGTACGCCCCTCGGCTCCATTCAGGGCGCCGCGGAGATCCTGGCCGAAGACTATCCACCGGACCACGTCCGTCGCCCCTTCTTCGAGATCCTCCTCCAGGAGATCGATCGCTTGAGGAGGGTGGTGGACGAATTCCTGGACCTGGGCCGGTCCATCCCTCTGAACCCGGGGACGGTCCGTGCGGAGGATGCGGTGCAGGACGTCATTCGGGCTCTCAATCCGGCCGCGGGACTTGCCGGCGTTGTCCTGGAAGCGGATGTTCCAAGAGGGTGTCTTGTGGAGGCGGATCCCCACCGCCTGCACCAGGCGCTGGCCAACCTTGTCCTGAACGCCATTCAGGTCTCGCCGCCCAGCTCTCGGGTGAAGGTGGCGGCGTCCGAGCGGCCGGAGGGGTGCGCCTTTGCGGTGGAGGACGAGGGTCCCGGCCTTCCAGGCGGAAGCGAGGCAAAGCTCTTCGAACCCTTCTTCACAAGGCGAAAGGACGGCACGGGCCTCGGTCTCGCGCTGGTCAAACAGATCGCCGATGCCCATGGCGGAAAGGTGTGGGGGGAGACGCGGTCCGCCGGGGGGGCGCGGTTCACCCTCCTTCTCCCTCGAAAAGCCGCGGCAGGTCCGGGAGGCGACGGTGCGTAAGGGACGCATCCTTCTTGTGGAGGACGATCCGAATCTTCGGCGCGTCCTGGCGTACCACCTGGAAAAGCACGGCCACTCGGTCACCCAGGCCATGGACGCGGATTCCGCCTTGGAAAGGGCAAGGGAGGAGCCCTTCGACCTCGTGATCACGGACGTGCGGATGCCGAGAACGAGCGGGATCGAGCTCCTGTCCTCCCTTACGGAGCAGGTCCCCGGTCTGCCCGTCGTGGTCATGACCGCGTACGGAACCATCGCGGATGCCGTCGAGGCCATGCGGCGGGGAGCCGCCGACTACCTCACGAAGCCGATTGACCAGGAGGCCCTGCTTCTCGTGGCGGACAAGGCCATGAAGATCGGAGACCTGGACCGAGAAAACCGCCGCCTCCGAAGGGCGCTGGAGGAGAAGAAGCCCCAGGAGGGCATCGTGGCCGCCAGCGCGCCCATGCAGCAGATCCTCGAAACGGTCCGACGGGTGGCGCCCACGGAAGCGACGGTCCTGATCACGGGGGAAAGCGGGACGGGGAAGGAACTGATCGCCCGGGCGCTCCATGCGCAGTCGTCGAGGCGAGAAGGACCCTTCGTGGCGGTCAACTGCGCCGCCCTGCCCCGCGATCTTCTCGAGAGCGAGCTCTTCGGCCACGAACGGGGAGCCTTCACCGGCGCGACGGACAAACGCCAAGGCAAGTTCGTTCAGGCGCACGGGGGCACGCTCCTTCTCGACGAAATCGGGGATATGGACCTCGGGCTCCAGGCCAAGATTCTCAGGGTTCTCCAGGAGCGGGTCGTGGATCCCGTGGGGGGGCGCCGTACCACGCCCGTCGACGTTCGCGTGATCGCGGCGACCAACCAGGACCTGGAGAAAGCCGTCGAAGCCGGCGCTTTCCGCCGAGACCTGTTCTACCGCCTCAACGTGATCCCCATCCACGTCCCCCCCCTGAGGGAGCGGGGCGACGACGTTCGCCTCCTCCTGAGACGATTCCTCATGGAATACAGCGGAGGCGACCAAGAAGTATCGATGGAGGCCATGGCCATGCTGGAAAGTTACTCGTGGCCCGGCAACGTCCGCGAGCTTCAGAACCTGTGCCAGCGCCTGGCCATCCTGTGCCGCGGCGGGGTCATCGGACCGGAGCAACTGCCTCGGGAGTTTCGGAAGTCCACGGGCGGGAACTTCGCGGAGGAGGGAGGTCTGTGGGCGCTGGAGAGGGAGGCCATCCTGAAGGCCTTGCGGGAGAGCCGGGGAAACCGGTCCGCCGCCGCAAGGAGCCTCCACATCCCGCGGCACGTCCTGCTCTACCGCTTGAAGAAATTTGGAATCGAGGACGCGTAGCCCGCCTCCGCCAGAGGCACCCTCCCGCATCGCAATTTCGCTCTCGTGCGGTTTCGGAGACGACGGCGCACCGGCCGCTCCTGCCCGGGGCGAGCCTCCGTTCAACAACTGTATTCGGCGCATCGAGAAAAACTTCCGTCCGTTCGCCTTCGGCCCCTGCCGGTTCCCTCCCGGGGGCGCATGCAACCGCCTCCTGAAGAAAGAGATATCGCATTCTCTGCGCGCGCCTCATGGGGGTGGCATGGCCTTTGATAGGTCCAGGAACAGCGGGCATGGTCCCGGCAGATGAAGGAGGATCCGATGACGACGTTGCGCATCCAGGACGAATCGTACGGGTATCCCGTGATGCTTTCTCCGGGAGGGACGGTGGCCGTGCTGATCGTGTCCCTCCTACTGGTTTCGGGAGCGGGCCTCGTGGCTTGGCGCTACCAGAGATGGTTGGACACTCCGCAAAGATTCACGATGACCTTGGGAGAGCGGGGATTCTCCCCCGAGTCCTTGACCCTCGATCCGCGGCGGCCCGTGGAACTGACGATCCTTCGAACGGGCGGGGGACGATGCACCCAAGGAGTCGTGTTGAGCGGAGCGGGCATGCGGCAGTTCTTTCCGGAAACGGGAAAGGCGGTTTTTCACTGGACGCCTCGGGCCACCGGCCGGTACGAGCTCCGATGTTTCATGGGGTGTCTGCGCGCGAGTGTCCGGCTCACGGATACGAGCGCCTCGATGTAAGGTGCAGGCATTGCGGCAGGAGATTTGCTTACCTAAGACGGGGCCCGGCAGCGAACGGCCCGCCGTCGGAGGCTTCCGGCCGAGAAGGAGGAATACGGACTGGAGGATATCATCCAATCGCGCTTCCAAACCGGTGAAAAAAGTGCAGCGACACACTGTGAGAATGGCCTGCCAAGGAGGTTGCCCATGTTTGCGAGGTTTCTCGGGACGGAATGGATACGCTTTGGGTTGCGCGCCGGGGTGCTGGGCTTGGTTTGCACAGCCCTGGCCGCCCCCTTTTCGACCTTTGCCCAGAATCCGGGGGGACCTTCCCCTCACGGCTATCTTTCGGGGGACATTGAATCGGTAAACGGCGACTCGATCGTCGTTCAGGGCATCCCCCTCGCTGTCACGTCCGACACGGTTCTCGTCGGAATGGACGATCAGGGCAACCTGGTCAGCCTGGACCTGCCCGACCTCGTGGTGGGTGAGGAGGCGGTAGCGTTCGAGCGGGTGAACCTAGGGCAGGCGGTCGCCACCGCGGTCTACGTTGGACGCCCCTTCATGCTCCAGGGAAACATCACTTCGCTTGAAGCAGACACATCCGGGAACCCCGTGCAGATCACCCTGGATGGTCTCTTCGACATCCGCGTGGCGCAGGCCCGCTTCTCGGGGATGAGCCCCGCCGACATGCAATCGGGCGTGGGAGGCGATATGTCCGGCGGCATGGGTAGCGGAGGGATGATGGGCGGCGGCGGCGGCATGGGCGGCGGCGGCGGCATGGGCGGCGGCGGCGGCATGGGCGGCGGCGGCGGCATGGGTGGCGGCGGCGGCATGGGTGGCGGTGGCGGCATGGGCGGCGGCGGCGGCATGCATGCGGCGGAGCACATGGGCCAGGATCATGGCCAGGATCTCCTGCTTCAGGTCGGTTCCTATGCCTCCGTCGGGGGAATCGCAACAGACGCCTTCTTCGCAGGGGTCTTTGTCCACGTCATGGCCACGGATACGATGGGTGCCGGAAGAATCTCGTCGGTTACCGCCAGCCAGGGTACGGTCACGGGCTTTCAGATGGAACGCCGAGGTCAAAGCGTGTCCGTCGTCCTCGACCCCGAGACGGTGATCACCCGGCGAGGGCAATCCGTTTCCCCCTCCGAATTGGCTCCATCGCAGGTTGTGCGGGTGGAAGGCCTCACGAGGCAGGATGGCTCCATTCTCGCTTCGACGGTCCGGATCATGGGTGGGCGGGGTTGACGGCACGGTGGGTCTCCTGCCCCCACGTAGGCACGGGTGGGCGGAGCGGCGGCTCCGCCTGCCTCTCGGGCGGGCAGATTGGAAAAAGTCAGCCTTCCCCGCCCGCCTGAGCAGGCAGCCTCAAGGTGGGCATACCGCCCCCGGCCTTTTCCGCCGGCGCCCTGTCCTGTCTCCCGAGATTCATCTGGATCGTGGGGCGCCCAGGAAAGGCCTCCTTCGGGATCTGGCCCCCTGAATGGCCCACGGGCGCTAAAAGGCGTATCCGATAAAGAAAGCGATCTGATAACGGGACGGGTCCACGGGCGTCTTCCTCAGCTTCCACGCCAGATCCACGCCCACGGGGCCCACGGGGGTCTTGAAACGCAGGCCCGCGCCCGCGCCCGTGAAAAGGGACGCACCGCCCGAGGCAAAGGGCCTCGTGGTCGCATTGCCTGCATCCGCGAAGAGCAGGCCGCTGATGTCGCCCCACAGGGGAAATCGGAGTTCCGTGGACATCTCGATCAACCCCTTTCCCCCTTGGAGGATTCCATCCTGGGAACGGGGGCCCAGCACGCCAAACCGGTACCCACGGACGCTGGCCTGGCCCCCGGCATAGAAGCGTCGCGTGAGGGGGATGCCCGATAGATTCTGATCCGTCAGGATGCCTCCCGCCTTCAGGCGCGCCGCCCAGACCCAGTCCTTCCCCAGGGAACGGTAGTGCCTCGCCTCGGCGGTGGTCCTGAGAAACCGGATCCCGTTTTGCGTGACCGAGGGCTCCGCCGCCGCGGTCAGGAGCCAACCCGTTCGGGGGTCGTAGGGCGCGTCGGTGGTGTTGTAGGTGAGGACCCCCTGGAGGGAGGCGATGGTCGCGGCCTCCTTGGCTTCGCGGGTGAGACGCAGACCGACGGACGGGTCGGGTTCGAGGCGGGTGATGTGTTCCCCGGAGGCGAAGAGACGGCCGCTGAACCGCGGAGTGAAGGCGTGTTCGAGCCCCAGACGGCCCTGCAGAGTGTGGTAGGTGTAGGCCGGAAGCTTGATCTTGCCATAGGAGGCATGGGCGGAGAGCGCCGTGTCCCGGTCGAGGAAGTAGGGCCGGCGCAGG is a window of Acidobacteriota bacterium DNA encoding:
- a CDS encoding DUF5666 domain-containing protein — protein: MFARFLGTEWIRFGLRAGVLGLVCTALAAPFSTFAQNPGGPSPHGYLSGDIESVNGDSIVVQGIPLAVTSDTVLVGMDDQGNLVSLDLPDLVVGEEAVAFERVNLGQAVATAVYVGRPFMLQGNITSLEADTSGNPVQITLDGLFDIRVAQARFSGMSPADMQSGVGGDMSGGMGSGGMMGGGGGMGGGGGMGGGGGMGGGGGMGGGGGMGGGGGMGGGGGMHAAEHMGQDHGQDLLLQVGSYASVGGIATDAFFAGVFVHVMATDTMGAGRISSVTASQGTVTGFQMERRGQSVSVVLDPETVITRRGQSVSPSELAPSQVVRVEGLTRQDGSILASTVRIMGGRG
- a CDS encoding HAMP domain-containing sensor histidine kinase, yielding MNRKWSLSLQAGVLVILVAFTLSLHYMVLPFPHWVHLVHRRLCYVPIILAALWFGTRGGLIVGSAISAATLPLALRFEGPLLDNQDFMEILFYLGLGLLTGLLVDRREADRARAMELGRRLEAAERFAAAGRVASGVAHEIRTPLGSIQGAAEILAEDYPPDHVRRPFFEILLQEIDRLRRVVDEFLDLGRSIPLNPGTVRAEDAVQDVIRALNPAAGLAGVVLEADVPRGCLVEADPHRLHQALANLVLNAIQVSPPSSRVKVAASERPEGCAFAVEDEGPGLPGGSEAKLFEPFFTRRKDGTGLGLALVKQIADAHGGKVWGETRSAGGARFTLLLPRKAAAGPGGDGA
- a CDS encoding sigma-54 dependent transcriptional regulator, producing MRKGRILLVEDDPNLRRVLAYHLEKHGHSVTQAMDADSALERAREEPFDLVITDVRMPRTSGIELLSSLTEQVPGLPVVVMTAYGTIADAVEAMRRGAADYLTKPIDQEALLLVADKAMKIGDLDRENRRLRRALEEKKPQEGIVAASAPMQQILETVRRVAPTEATVLITGESGTGKELIARALHAQSSRREGPFVAVNCAALPRDLLESELFGHERGAFTGATDKRQGKFVQAHGGTLLLDEIGDMDLGLQAKILRVLQERVVDPVGGRRTTPVDVRVIAATNQDLEKAVEAGAFRRDLFYRLNVIPIHVPPLRERGDDVRLLLRRFLMEYSGGDQEVSMEAMAMLESYSWPGNVRELQNLCQRLAILCRGGVIGPEQLPREFRKSTGGNFAEEGGLWALEREAILKALRESRGNRSAAARSLHIPRHVLLYRLKKFGIEDA